A genomic stretch from Burkholderiaceae bacterium DAT-1 includes:
- a CDS encoding 5-(carboxyamino)imidazole ribonucleotide synthase, with protein MSGVTKPILPPAMLGILGGGQLGRMFATAAKTLGYGVTVLDPDPDAPAAAYADRHICAAYNDPVALEDLARHCAAVTTEFENVNADSMRWLAQHVPVSPSGDCVAIAQDRIKEKAWIRKAGLATAPYLALESVDDLAHDLTPYLPGILKTARLGYDGKGQVRVKTADEARAAFANLGGQACVLEKMLPLKLEISAIVTRSSATAHAVFPVSENQHANGILDVSIVPARVSTDLAAQAQTMAVQLAQALDYIGVLAVEFFVLDDDSLVVNEIAPRPHNSGHFTIDACLVSQYEQQVRAMCGLHPGDSRLLTPVVMVNLLGDVWQDDGGEPKWDVLMQAPNTRLHLYGKKAARPGRKMGHYCVMADSADTALAQAEALKETL; from the coding sequence ATGTCCGGGGTGACTAAGCCAATTTTGCCGCCCGCGATGCTGGGCATTCTGGGGGGCGGGCAACTGGGTCGCATGTTTGCGACTGCCGCCAAAACACTCGGATACGGTGTCACCGTACTCGATCCTGATCCCGATGCCCCTGCTGCGGCGTATGCCGATCGCCATATCTGTGCCGCCTACAATGATCCGGTGGCGCTGGAAGATCTGGCGCGCCATTGTGCTGCGGTCACCACCGAATTCGAAAACGTCAATGCCGATTCCATGCGCTGGCTGGCACAGCATGTGCCGGTGAGTCCATCGGGCGATTGTGTGGCGATTGCCCAGGATCGCATCAAGGAAAAAGCCTGGATTCGCAAAGCTGGACTGGCCACCGCGCCTTATCTGGCGCTAGAAAGCGTGGATGATCTGGCGCATGACCTGACCCCCTATCTGCCGGGTATCCTCAAGACTGCGCGTCTGGGCTACGACGGTAAGGGTCAAGTGCGCGTCAAAACAGCAGATGAAGCACGTGCTGCCTTCGCTAATCTGGGCGGACAGGCGTGCGTGCTGGAAAAGATGCTGCCGCTGAAGCTGGAAATCTCGGCGATTGTCACCCGCAGCTCGGCGACTGCACATGCGGTGTTTCCGGTATCGGAAAATCAGCACGCCAACGGCATTCTTGATGTCAGCATCGTCCCGGCTCGCGTATCGACCGATCTGGCCGCGCAAGCCCAGACCATGGCCGTGCAACTGGCACAGGCGCTTGATTATATCGGCGTGCTGGCGGTGGAATTCTTCGTACTCGACGACGATTCGTTGGTGGTCAACGAGATTGCGCCACGTCCGCATAACTCCGGGCATTTCACCATCGACGCCTGTCTGGTGAGCCAGTACGAGCAGCAGGTGCGTGCCATGTGCGGCCTGCATCCGGGCGATAGCCGTTTGCTGACACCCGTGGTGATGGTCAACTTGCTGGGTGATGTCTGGCAGGATGATGGTGGCGAGCCGAAATGGGATGTACTGATGCAGGCGCCCAACACTCGACTGCATCTATATGGCAAAAAAGCAGCACGTCCGGGCCGAAAGATGGGACACTACTGCGTAATGGCTGACAGTGCCGATACAGCACTCGCTCAGGCAGAGGCGCTTAAAGAAACCCTTTGA